A region of Curvibacter sp. AEP1-3 DNA encodes the following proteins:
- a CDS encoding transglycosylase SLT domain-containing protein, with amino-acid sequence MNLFHIATAGLLVLLTGCAGTMNSPMPAENTPPGVATTSPNATAAKPAVTDADSLNLRPSREIARPKPVPPSATTARGESVPLTAIEMAQGSRNVAAIAPPADLWERIRRGYAMNDLENDLVRDREQWYSSRPDYIFRMTERSKKYLFHIVEELEVRNMPTELALLPFIESAFNPQAVSSAKAAGMWQFMPATGKYFELKQNTFRDDRRDVLASTRAALDYLQKLYRMFGDWHLALAAYNWGEGSVSRAIAKNTKAGLPTSYNDLNMPMETRFYVPKLQAVKNIVSNPGKYSSKLPLIENHPYFQSVTIRRDIDVALAAKLAEVGLDDFKALNPSLNRPVILAAGTPQILLPWDNAEVFQSNLESYSGRLASWTAWVVPTTMRPAEVAKKVGMSEADLRSMNNIPPRVVVRAGSTLLVPRSNHMPDVTEKVADNSQLSLAPEVVLKRSTVKAGRGETVASIARKYKTTAANVAEWNKVSTSAGFKPGQSVVLFLPAHAKVAASSSPKAGGTAKSASTPKGKVSKDSQAKSKSGGTKAEGKTSKSGSKSAASGKTEKHSKESKKKEK; translated from the coding sequence ATGAATCTATTTCACATTGCCACCGCAGGTCTGCTGGTGCTGTTGACCGGCTGTGCGGGGACCATGAATTCCCCGATGCCGGCAGAGAACACACCGCCCGGAGTCGCCACCACCAGCCCCAACGCTACGGCTGCCAAGCCTGCGGTCACCGACGCCGACAGTTTGAACCTGCGCCCAAGCCGTGAAATAGCGCGGCCCAAACCTGTGCCACCGTCAGCCACCACAGCGCGCGGGGAATCCGTACCACTGACCGCCATTGAAATGGCCCAGGGCTCCCGCAATGTGGCGGCCATTGCGCCACCTGCTGATTTGTGGGAGCGCATACGGCGTGGTTACGCCATGAATGATTTGGAAAACGACCTGGTACGGGACCGCGAACAGTGGTATTCCTCTCGCCCGGACTACATTTTCCGGATGACCGAGCGGTCCAAAAAGTACCTGTTCCACATTGTTGAGGAGCTGGAGGTACGCAACATGCCCACCGAACTGGCCCTGCTGCCCTTCATTGAAAGTGCGTTCAACCCGCAGGCAGTTTCCAGTGCCAAAGCAGCGGGCATGTGGCAGTTCATGCCTGCTACCGGCAAGTATTTCGAACTCAAACAAAACACATTCAGGGACGATCGACGCGATGTGCTGGCCTCCACGCGAGCGGCCCTCGACTACCTGCAAAAGCTTTACAGAATGTTTGGAGACTGGCATCTCGCACTCGCGGCTTACAACTGGGGCGAGGGAAGTGTGTCTCGCGCAATTGCCAAGAACACCAAGGCGGGACTCCCCACCAGCTACAACGACTTGAACATGCCGATGGAGACGCGTTTTTACGTGCCCAAGCTGCAAGCCGTGAAAAACATCGTGTCCAACCCGGGCAAGTACAGCTCGAAGCTGCCGCTGATTGAAAACCACCCCTACTTCCAAAGCGTCACGATCCGGCGCGATATAGACGTGGCTCTGGCCGCCAAACTGGCCGAAGTGGGCTTGGACGATTTCAAGGCGCTGAATCCGTCCCTCAACCGGCCCGTGATCCTGGCCGCCGGCACGCCGCAAATTTTGTTGCCTTGGGACAACGCAGAGGTATTCCAGTCCAACCTCGAGAGCTATAGCGGTCGTTTGGCCAGCTGGACGGCATGGGTGGTACCTACCACCATGCGACCGGCAGAGGTCGCAAAAAAGGTAGGGATGAGCGAAGCGGACTTGCGCAGCATGAACAACATCCCTCCTCGCGTGGTTGTGCGGGCTGGTTCGACATTGTTGGTTCCCCGCAGTAACCACATGCCGGACGTTACCGAGAAAGTGGCAGACAACAGCCAGCTCTCCTTGGCACCTGAAGTGGTGCTCAAGCGCAGCACGGTGAAAGCTGGACGTGGCGAGACGGTCGCCAGCATCGCCCGCAAATACAAGACTACGGCCGCCAACGTGGCGGAGTGGAACAAAGTCAGCACCTCTGCCGGATTCAAGCCCGGGCAGAGCGTAGTGCTTTTTCTCCCGGCACACGCCAAAGTCGCAGCATCCTCAAGCCCGAAGGCTGGCGGGACAGCCAAGTCTGCCAGCACGCCCAAAGGCAAAGTTTCAAAGGACAGTCAGGCCAAAAGCAAATCCGGCGGCACCAAAGCCGAAGGCAAAACGAGCAAATCCGGCAGTAAATCCGCGGCCTCCGGAAAAACGGAGAAGCACTCCAAAGAGAGTAAAAAGAAAGAGAAATAA
- the gloB gene encoding hydroxyacylglutathione hydrolase has translation MTLLPLPALTDNYIWMLHNGQEALVVDPGEAQPVLEALERESLTLHTILVTHHHGDHTGGVPILRESTGASVYGPAHEKMPEPITRLMEGDRAHALGWDFTVIDVPGHTAGHIAFYAAPAAAKPLLFCGDTLFSAGCGRLFEGTPAQMLDSLHKLSSLPDDTRVCCTHEYTLSNLKFALAVEPSNQALADYDMHCRSLRATGTPTLPSNMLLERNINPFLRTHLSSVADAVQSHDAAGVAAAGVFATLRQWKNTFQ, from the coding sequence ATGACGTTACTACCACTGCCCGCATTGACTGACAACTACATATGGATGTTGCACAACGGGCAAGAAGCTCTGGTGGTCGATCCCGGGGAGGCGCAACCGGTGCTTGAAGCCCTGGAACGCGAGTCCCTGACACTGCACACCATTTTAGTCACGCACCACCATGGCGATCACACAGGGGGCGTGCCAATTTTGCGCGAATCCACTGGAGCGTCGGTGTATGGTCCGGCTCATGAAAAAATGCCAGAGCCGATCACTCGCTTGATGGAGGGCGATCGGGCACATGCCTTGGGCTGGGATTTCACTGTGATCGATGTGCCCGGACACACTGCAGGACATATCGCTTTTTATGCAGCGCCAGCAGCCGCCAAACCCCTGCTGTTTTGTGGAGACACCCTGTTCAGTGCGGGGTGCGGACGGCTTTTTGAGGGAACACCTGCCCAGATGTTGGACTCTCTCCACAAATTGTCGAGCCTTCCGGACGACACCCGCGTGTGCTGCACCCACGAATACACCCTGAGCAATTTGAAATTCGCACTCGCCGTGGAACCCAGCAATCAAGCGCTGGCGGATTACGACATGCATTGCCGCTCCCTGCGCGCTACTGGCACACCAACCCTTCCCTCCAACATGTTGTTGGAGCGCAATATCAATCCTTTTTTACGCACTCACCTGAGCAGTGTGGCTGACGCAGTTCAGTCGCACGATGCGGCAGGTGTTGCAGCCGCAGGCGTGTTTGCCACCCTGCGCCAATGGAAAAACACCTTTCAATGA
- a CDS encoding class I SAM-dependent methyltransferase, protein MSDQIIGLQEWFQSPAGAYLLEWEQAQLDEAVADLFGYHALQLGVPELQALRTNRMPHRWFTIQEPAEQAGKQCAVVDFYTDFTALPFPANSMDLLVLPHALEFSPDPHAALREVERVLVPEGKVVICGLNPASLWGWRQRRSRWYQRLGWGRVFLPGWGDLIGYWRLRDWLRLLSFEVEAGRFGCYRPAVDSPEWLRRFSWLDRIGGRWWPIFGAAYFVVATKRVRGMRLLGGAWKAAAKRSTAAVPVTQQTQKTRNEN, encoded by the coding sequence ATGAGCGACCAAATTATAGGTTTGCAGGAATGGTTCCAATCCCCCGCAGGTGCTTACCTGCTGGAATGGGAGCAGGCCCAACTGGATGAAGCGGTAGCCGACCTGTTCGGCTACCACGCTCTTCAGTTGGGGGTGCCTGAACTGCAGGCCCTGCGCACCAATCGCATGCCGCACCGGTGGTTCACCATTCAGGAGCCCGCAGAGCAGGCCGGCAAGCAATGTGCTGTCGTGGATTTCTACACGGACTTTACCGCCTTGCCTTTCCCTGCGAACAGCATGGACTTGCTGGTGCTGCCCCATGCGTTGGAATTCAGCCCCGATCCGCATGCGGCGCTGCGCGAGGTTGAGCGGGTGTTGGTACCCGAGGGCAAGGTAGTGATCTGCGGATTGAACCCCGCCAGTTTATGGGGTTGGCGACAACGGCGCAGCCGCTGGTACCAGCGCTTGGGGTGGGGGCGGGTGTTCTTGCCGGGCTGGGGCGACCTGATTGGCTATTGGCGGTTGAGGGATTGGCTGCGATTACTGAGCTTTGAGGTGGAAGCCGGGCGCTTCGGTTGCTACCGGCCTGCCGTTGACTCCCCGGAATGGCTGCGCCGCTTTTCGTGGCTGGACCGGATAGGGGGGCGGTGGTGGCCCATTTTTGGCGCAGCATATTTTGTGGTCGCCACCAAGCGGGTCCGAGGCATGCGATTGCTTGGCGGTGCCTGGAAAGCAGCAGCTAAACGCAGCACAGCCGCAGTGCCTGTGACTCAACAGACTCAGAAGACCCGGAACGAAAACTAA
- the rnhA gene encoding ribonuclease HI — translation MTKVVVYTDGACKGNPGPGGWGVLLRSADGTEKELFGGELGTTNNRMEMMAVIEALSALKRPCQITLHIDSQYVLKGITEWLQGWKAKGWKTASKQPVKNVDLWQRLDALVSGAGHTIDWRWVKGHAGDPGNERADGLANRGVELALRQRA, via the coding sequence TTGACAAAAGTGGTGGTGTACACCGACGGTGCTTGCAAAGGTAACCCCGGACCCGGTGGATGGGGCGTGTTGTTGCGCTCTGCCGATGGCACAGAAAAAGAGCTATTCGGAGGCGAACTGGGGACCACCAACAACCGGATGGAAATGATGGCGGTAATAGAGGCCTTGTCTGCATTGAAACGGCCTTGCCAGATCACCTTGCACATAGACAGCCAGTACGTGCTCAAAGGTATTACTGAGTGGCTGCAAGGATGGAAGGCCAAAGGCTGGAAGACTGCCTCCAAGCAGCCTGTCAAAAATGTGGACTTGTGGCAGCGTCTCGACGCCTTGGTCAGCGGTGCCGGCCACACCATCGATTGGCGCTGGGTGAAAGGTCATGCGGGTGACCCCGGCAATGAACGGGCCGACGGGTTGGCTAATCGCGGCGTGGAGTTGGCATTGCGTCAACGCGCCTGA
- the moaA gene encoding GTP 3',8-cyclase MoaA, giving the protein MASRNPRVFPLIDERSSGIPVPASAATGMPHPGMLGSISDTLGRPLRDLRISVTDRCNFRCSYCMPKEVFHKDYPYLPHSALLSFEEITTLAKQFVALGVQKIRLTGGEPLLRKNIETLIEQLAAITTPEGHALDLTLTTNGSLLAKKARSLKDAGLQRVTVSLDGLDDRIFKAMNDVDFPVADVLNGIEAAHSAGLGPIKVNMVVKRGTNEQEILPMARHFRGSGVALRYIEYMDVGATNGWRMDEVLPSQDVLQRLRDHLPLIPLPSSQPGETAQRWGYADTNGMHDRSAGEIGLISSVTQAFCGDCNRARLSTEGQLYLCLFAGRGHDLRSLVRSGASPEQLQEAIASIWGARSDRYSALRGSGSIDNIAGPKRVEMSYIGG; this is encoded by the coding sequence ATGGCCAGCCGCAATCCACGTGTTTTTCCTTTGATCGATGAACGCTCATCAGGCATTCCTGTACCCGCCTCAGCGGCCACCGGCATGCCCCACCCCGGAATGCTCGGTTCAATCAGTGACACATTGGGGCGCCCCCTGCGCGATTTGCGTATCAGCGTCACGGACCGCTGCAACTTCCGCTGCAGCTACTGCATGCCCAAAGAGGTGTTCCATAAGGACTACCCCTATCTTCCGCACAGCGCCCTGCTAAGCTTTGAGGAAATCACGACCTTGGCAAAGCAGTTTGTCGCGCTGGGCGTACAAAAAATCCGTCTGACCGGTGGTGAACCCCTTCTGCGCAAGAACATCGAGACCTTGATCGAGCAGCTCGCGGCCATCACAACGCCTGAGGGCCATGCCCTGGACCTGACCCTTACGACCAACGGATCCCTTTTGGCAAAGAAAGCCCGCTCTCTCAAAGATGCGGGTTTGCAACGGGTCACGGTCAGTCTCGATGGACTGGATGACCGCATTTTCAAAGCCATGAATGATGTGGACTTCCCGGTCGCCGATGTGTTGAACGGCATCGAAGCTGCCCACTCCGCAGGGCTGGGGCCCATCAAAGTCAACATGGTGGTCAAACGCGGCACCAATGAGCAGGAAATCTTGCCCATGGCACGCCATTTCCGTGGCAGTGGTGTGGCCTTGCGCTACATCGAATACATGGATGTCGGGGCGACCAACGGCTGGCGTATGGATGAAGTGCTGCCATCTCAGGACGTGCTGCAACGACTGCGCGATCACCTGCCGCTGATACCTCTGCCAAGCTCCCAGCCCGGAGAAACCGCCCAACGTTGGGGCTATGCAGATACCAACGGCATGCATGACCGTTCAGCGGGTGAAATCGGACTGATCAGCAGTGTGACGCAGGCATTTTGTGGCGACTGCAATCGGGCGCGGCTATCCACTGAGGGGCAGCTTTATTTGTGCCTGTTTGCAGGCCGGGGACACGACCTCCGGTCTTTGGTACGCAGCGGTGCGTCACCCGAGCAACTTCAAGAGGCCATCGCCAGCATCTGGGGGGCCCGCTCGGACCGTTATTCCGCTTTGCGGGGATCCGGCTCAATCGACAACATCGCCGGCCCGAAGCGGGTGGAAATGAGCTACATCGGCGGGTGA
- a CDS encoding TonB-dependent receptor plug domain-containing protein, with protein MKQLPFAILLTLLSPWVAAQQAEPASLSEKDFLDEMPVVLSVSRLAQSVDEAPGAVTVLDRAFIRMTGARDVADLLRLVPGFQTTTSFETDAPMASYHGRNDDWANRIQVLVDGRSVYSGHLQGSAGLGLQTLAIDDIERIEVLRGSNSASYGARAFLGVINIVSRDVRETSGGRGRLTGGDGGVADAYAGLGWGDQDNAYRLSIDSRGDMGLRGAYGVNRVSRLNFSGAISLAPASSLEIRAGSLGIDAGRGEATSPGNVSRSRFLGSQFVQADLQLPLAADQDLQVSFSQTENTHRDRFPYYDSQAPASYQGVPVDFSAFEVNQAMTLQHTARWNPSLRTVWGLELRKEVIDSPSSFDTRGSVTSNFQRLFGNAEWRIQPTLLLNSGVMLEQSELGGGSASPRIMLNWHVIPGHTLRAGVSTAFRPPSAYEKYAAVRYYDASHTLLQTTVLSSGNLVPEKIATRELGYNLSVPAYGLAGDVRLFDERISDGIERPAKANDSDPDDYLNIDNYRISGAEHQLQWRPSSSALVFFTQTWTNVEGAERFRVTHSAARYAMSISGQLTTSGGYVWSAMHAQSEDIALMSDKKKLYSVARTDVRVSKPFLLGRHKAEVSLTLQNLDKPYRDGDWKFMFDRRAFVTLQVEQ; from the coding sequence ATGAAACAATTACCGTTCGCCATATTACTGACATTGCTATCTCCCTGGGTTGCGGCCCAGCAGGCGGAGCCTGCTTCGCTCTCAGAGAAAGACTTTCTGGACGAAATGCCGGTTGTTCTGTCGGTGTCCCGGCTTGCGCAGTCTGTCGATGAGGCTCCCGGTGCTGTTACGGTGCTGGACCGTGCGTTCATCCGGATGACCGGGGCACGCGATGTCGCGGACTTGCTCCGATTGGTGCCTGGCTTTCAGACCACCACATCCTTCGAGACGGATGCACCCATGGCGAGCTACCACGGCCGCAATGATGATTGGGCCAACCGAATTCAAGTGCTGGTAGACGGGCGTTCGGTGTATTCCGGCCACCTTCAAGGGTCGGCAGGACTGGGTCTCCAAACGCTTGCCATTGACGATATCGAGCGCATTGAAGTGCTGCGGGGTTCCAATTCGGCTTCTTACGGAGCGCGGGCGTTCCTCGGTGTGATCAATATCGTGTCCAGAGATGTGCGCGAAACGTCCGGTGGCCGGGGCAGGCTCACTGGCGGAGATGGCGGCGTCGCCGACGCCTATGCTGGGCTGGGCTGGGGAGATCAGGACAACGCATATCGCCTGAGCATAGACAGTCGTGGCGATATGGGCTTGCGCGGGGCCTACGGGGTGAATCGGGTCTCGCGATTGAACTTCTCGGGTGCCATCAGTCTGGCTCCTGCGTCCTCATTGGAAATTCGGGCCGGCAGTTTGGGAATTGATGCAGGACGGGGTGAGGCAACGTCTCCCGGAAATGTGTCACGTAGCCGATTCCTGGGCTCGCAGTTCGTTCAAGCAGACCTGCAACTCCCTTTGGCTGCGGACCAGGACCTGCAAGTCAGTTTTTCACAAACGGAAAATACCCATAGAGACCGTTTCCCCTATTACGACAGCCAGGCACCTGCCAGTTACCAAGGTGTGCCCGTGGACTTCAGCGCTTTTGAAGTCAACCAGGCGATGACGCTGCAACACACCGCCCGATGGAACCCGTCTTTGCGCACGGTGTGGGGCCTGGAGTTGCGCAAAGAAGTGATTGACTCGCCATCCAGCTTCGATACGCGTGGATCCGTGACCAGCAATTTCCAGCGACTGTTTGGAAATGCAGAGTGGCGTATCCAGCCGACCTTGTTGCTCAATAGTGGTGTCATGCTGGAGCAAAGTGAGTTGGGCGGGGGCTCTGCATCGCCAAGGATCATGTTGAATTGGCATGTGATCCCGGGTCACACCTTGCGCGCGGGGGTCTCGACAGCCTTTCGTCCCCCTAGCGCCTATGAGAAGTATGCGGCCGTGCGTTACTACGACGCGAGCCACACGCTTCTGCAAACCACCGTGTTAAGCAGCGGAAACCTGGTGCCCGAGAAGATTGCGACCCGGGAGTTGGGCTACAACTTGAGCGTGCCCGCTTATGGCCTCGCGGGTGATGTGAGGCTGTTCGACGAGCGGATATCCGATGGCATTGAACGACCCGCCAAAGCCAATGACTCTGATCCGGACGACTACCTCAATATTGATAACTACCGCATTTCGGGCGCTGAACACCAGCTCCAATGGCGGCCTAGTTCCTCTGCACTGGTGTTCTTTACCCAGACGTGGACCAACGTAGAGGGGGCTGAGCGCTTCCGCGTGACACACAGCGCAGCCCGCTATGCCATGTCGATCAGCGGCCAGCTCACAACTTCGGGCGGGTACGTCTGGTCGGCGATGCACGCGCAGTCTGAAGATATAGCGCTGATGTCAGACAAAAAGAAACTTTACAGCGTCGCCCGCACGGATGTGCGTGTTTCCAAACCCTTTCTGCTCGGGCGCCACAAGGCGGAGGTTTCGCTGACACTCCAAAACCTGGACAAACCTTATCGTGATGGCGATTGGAAATTCATGTTTGACCGCCGCGCGTTTGTCACTTTGCAGGTAGAGCAATAG